One candidate division WOR-3 bacterium genomic window, AGTTATCTTCCACCAATTCTTTTTATTTTTCTTAGGTTCTTTCTTGGCACCCTCTTTTACATCCTTTTATTTTTTGCTTTTGAAAAAAAATTTGACCCAAACATTTTCAAAGAAAAATCGATCTACCTACTCGGCCTGGTAACCTACCTCTCCTACATTTTTCAATACTTAGGTCAGCAATACACCTTCGCTTCCCGTACTGCTCTCATAATAAACCTCTTTGTGATATGGGTTCCTATATTGGCAATTCTTCTTCTAAAAGAAAAACCTCCGAGGAGATTCTTCCTTTCTTTCGCTTTTCTTTTACCTGGAATGTTCCTGCTTACTACGGGCAAAAATGTAAAAGAATTTTTCCACTCGAGAATAATGGTCGGCGACCTTATCGTGCTCCTTGCCTCTTTCTGTTGGGCCTTTTATGTGATACTCTCCAAGAACCTCTTGAAAAGGTATAATTCACACGAAGTCAATATGAT contains:
- a CDS encoding DMT family transporter; the protein is MSERKAILYVVLSSLIWSTSFPAVKLGLSYLPPILFIFLRFFLGTLFYILLFFAFEKKFDPNIFKEKSIYLLGLVTYLSYIFQYLGQQYTFASRTALIINLFVIWVPILAILLLKEKPPRRFFLSFAFLLPGMFLLTTGKNVKEFFHSRIMVGDLIVLLASFCWAFYVILSKNLLKRYNSHEVNMITFGITALLSLPTFLLLDKGTSIVLNWKSILLVVHLALNCTVLAYYLYVTGLKHAGAIKSTFFVSLEVLFSFIVAVVFLGERWAPLELVGGAMMLMAIALTI